Proteins found in one Mucilaginibacter gracilis genomic segment:
- a CDS encoding energy transducer TonB: MRKLVYIILLICLPLFCIAQKAEVDTTVYNAVEVQPKFPGGEAALGKLLMDNVHYPKNNENVMLESRTVIQFIVEKDGTLTNFEKLKGADVIYDQIVNSLKKAPKWTPGSLNGKVVRVRYFIPIQICLGE; encoded by the coding sequence ATGAGAAAGCTGGTATACATAATTCTGTTAATATGTCTGCCGCTTTTTTGTATTGCTCAAAAAGCAGAGGTCGATACCACGGTTTATAATGCTGTTGAAGTGCAGCCAAAGTTTCCGGGTGGTGAGGCGGCACTTGGCAAATTGCTAATGGATAACGTACATTATCCAAAAAATAATGAAAATGTGATGCTGGAAAGTCGCACGGTTATTCAGTTTATAGTTGAAAAAGACGGTACATTGACTAATTTCGAAAAACTTAAAGGTGCAGACGTAATATACGACCAAATAGTTAACAGTCTAAAAAAGGCACCCAAATGGACACCAGGTAGTTTAAATGGAAAAGTAGTGAGAGTGCGATATTTCATACCCATTCAAATTTGCTTAGGGGAATAA
- a CDS encoding polyprenyl synthetase family protein has product MQQIQQLQNSINQYIANKRYGASPAELYDPIGYIMSLGGKRLRPCLLLMACDMFGGDVEQALAPALAIEVFHNFTLMHDDIMDKAPLRRGKPTVHEKWNANVAILSGDVMMVESNKLIMQVNDSILRPVLDVFNNTAVGVCEGQQIDMNFETRAIVGIDEYINMIRLKTAVLVGGALKMGALIGGATDSEGTLLYNFGEQLGIAFQLQDDILDVYGDPEKFGKQVGGDIISNKKTYLLIKALELAQGETLTQLNQWLAADDFDPAKKVEAVKSIYNQLGIRERAEAEMSQYAEKALQNFEKINLPDNRKTVLKEFADALLVREY; this is encoded by the coding sequence ATGCAGCAAATACAGCAGTTACAAAATTCAATAAATCAATACATTGCCAATAAACGCTACGGCGCTTCGCCTGCAGAGCTTTACGACCCGATAGGCTACATTATGTCGCTCGGTGGTAAACGCTTGCGCCCATGCCTGCTATTGATGGCCTGTGATATGTTTGGCGGCGATGTTGAACAAGCCCTTGCGCCCGCCCTGGCTATTGAGGTTTTTCACAACTTTACGCTGATGCACGATGACATTATGGACAAAGCTCCATTACGCCGTGGCAAACCAACCGTACACGAAAAATGGAACGCCAATGTAGCCATCCTTTCGGGAGATGTGATGATGGTAGAATCAAACAAACTCATTATGCAGGTTAACGATAGCATTTTGCGCCCTGTATTGGATGTTTTTAATAATACTGCCGTTGGCGTTTGCGAAGGCCAGCAAATTGACATGAATTTTGAAACACGTGCCATTGTTGGTATAGACGAATATATTAACATGATACGCCTAAAAACTGCCGTGTTAGTTGGTGGCGCACTAAAAATGGGCGCACTAATAGGCGGTGCTACCGACAGCGAAGGCACTTTGCTATACAACTTTGGCGAACAACTGGGCATTGCTTTCCAACTACAGGATGATATTCTGGATGTTTACGGCGATCCTGAAAAATTTGGCAAACAGGTTGGCGGCGACATTATATCCAATAAAAAAACTTACCTGCTTATTAAAGCTCTTGAATTAGCCCAGGGCGAAACCCTTACCCAACTTAACCAATGGCTTGCCGCCGATGATTTTGACCCGGCAAAAAAAGTTGAAGCCGTGAAAAGCATTTACAACCAACTGGGCATTCGCGAGCGTGCCGAAGCCGAAATGAGCCAATATGCCGAAAAAGCCTTACAAAACTTCGAAAAAATTAACCTGCCCGATAACCGCAAAACAGTTTTGAAAGAGTTTGCTGATGCGCTGTTGGTGAGGGAATATTAA
- the rnr gene encoding ribonuclease R yields the protein MSKKEKNHSIKQVLTQLVLNVFEQNGNLALNHKQVSAKLNILEPESKAVILEILKDEAFNQTLKETSPGKYQLLELKTFVEGKVDLTNDGSAFIVTDDEFESDIYVAPRKLRNALNGDIVKVYVYAKSKGKRKEGEVIEIIKRHKMEFTGIVKLSERFAFFVPDDRKMLHDIFIPLNEINGAKNGEKALAEITDWPPEAKNPVGRIKSVLGKQGENDTEMNAILAEYGFPLSFPAEVEHEANAISDVITAEEIAKRRDFRDVLTFTIDPFDAKDFDDAISFKYLDNGNYEIGVHIADVSHYIIPDSALDKEAYERGTSVYLVDRVIPMLPERLSNGLCSLRPNEDKLCFSAVFELDAEANVVTEWFGKTVIHSNRRFTYEEVQEIIENEDGEYIKEITILNQLAYKLRDRKFKNGAISFETKEVKFKLDDTGKPIGVYVKERKDAHKLIEDYMLLANRKVAEFIAKKGKGKHQYTFVYRSHDSPKQDTLAGFALFAARFGYKINTKSDKEIARSLNHLMEDVEGKKEQNVLTQLAIRSMAKAIYTTKKTSHYGLAFDFYTHFTSPIRRYPDVMVHRLLQLYLSGGQSANAENYEVLCVHSSQMEKKAADAERASVKYKQAEYLKDQVGNLFTGIISGVTEWGMYVEIIENKCEGMIRLRDISDDFYTLDEKNYAIIGQRKKKTYRLGDEVKIKVKSVDLTKKQIDFTLIHEQ from the coding sequence ATGTCTAAAAAAGAAAAAAACCACTCTATCAAACAAGTACTTACACAATTGGTACTTAACGTGTTTGAACAGAATGGCAACCTGGCACTAAACCACAAGCAGGTATCTGCAAAGCTTAATATACTCGAACCCGAATCAAAAGCTGTTATACTCGAAATACTTAAAGACGAAGCCTTTAATCAAACTTTAAAAGAAACTTCGCCAGGCAAATATCAATTGCTTGAACTAAAAACATTTGTTGAGGGCAAGGTTGATTTAACCAACGATGGCTCGGCCTTTATTGTTACCGACGACGAATTTGAAAGCGATATTTACGTAGCCCCACGCAAGTTACGAAACGCCCTTAACGGCGATATTGTAAAAGTTTACGTATATGCCAAAAGCAAGGGCAAGCGTAAAGAAGGTGAAGTGATAGAGATTATTAAACGCCATAAAATGGAGTTTACGGGCATTGTAAAACTATCGGAACGGTTTGCATTTTTTGTTCCCGATGATCGTAAAATGCTACATGATATTTTTATCCCGCTTAACGAAATAAACGGTGCAAAAAATGGCGAGAAGGCTTTAGCCGAAATAACCGATTGGCCGCCCGAAGCTAAAAACCCGGTTGGCCGCATTAAAAGTGTACTAGGCAAACAAGGCGAAAACGATACCGAGATGAACGCCATACTGGCCGAATACGGTTTCCCCCTATCTTTCCCCGCCGAGGTTGAGCATGAGGCTAACGCCATATCCGACGTTATTACCGCAGAGGAAATTGCCAAACGCCGTGATTTTAGGGATGTGCTAACCTTTACCATTGACCCTTTTGACGCCAAGGATTTTGATGATGCCATATCGTTTAAATACCTTGATAACGGCAATTACGAAATTGGTGTTCATATTGCCGATGTATCGCATTACATCATTCCCGATTCGGCATTGGATAAAGAGGCTTATGAGCGCGGCACATCGGTTTACCTGGTTGACAGGGTTATCCCGATGCTTCCCGAAAGGTTATCAAACGGTTTATGCTCGTTGCGCCCTAACGAGGATAAGCTTTGCTTTTCGGCAGTGTTTGAATTAGATGCCGAGGCCAACGTAGTTACCGAATGGTTTGGTAAAACGGTTATACACAGTAACCGCCGTTTTACTTACGAAGAGGTGCAGGAAATTATAGAGAACGAAGACGGCGAATACATTAAAGAGATAACCATATTAAACCAGCTTGCCTACAAACTACGCGACCGGAAATTTAAAAACGGCGCAATTAGCTTTGAAACTAAAGAGGTTAAGTTTAAACTTGACGACACCGGCAAACCCATAGGCGTTTATGTAAAGGAGCGTAAAGACGCCCACAAACTAATTGAAGATTATATGTTGCTGGCAAACCGCAAGGTTGCCGAGTTTATAGCTAAAAAAGGCAAAGGAAAACATCAATACACCTTTGTTTACCGATCTCACGATTCGCCTAAGCAAGATACGCTGGCCGGCTTTGCGCTGTTTGCGGCAAGGTTTGGTTATAAAATTAACACCAAAAGCGACAAGGAAATTGCCCGATCGTTAAACCATTTGATGGAAGATGTTGAGGGTAAAAAAGAGCAAAACGTGTTAACGCAATTAGCCATACGCTCAATGGCAAAAGCCATTTATACCACCAAAAAAACAAGCCACTACGGTTTGGCTTTCGATTTTTATACCCACTTTACCTCTCCAATACGCCGCTATCCGGATGTGATGGTACACCGCTTGTTGCAGCTTTATTTAAGCGGAGGCCAATCGGCCAATGCCGAAAATTACGAGGTGCTTTGCGTACACAGTTCGCAAATGGAGAAAAAAGCCGCTGATGCCGAACGCGCATCGGTTAAATACAAACAGGCCGAATACCTTAAAGACCAGGTGGGCAACTTGTTTACCGGCATTATTTCGGGCGTTACCGAGTGGGGCATGTATGTGGAGATTATTGAAAATAAATGCGAAGGCATGATACGCCTGCGCGATATATCCGACGATTTTTATACCCTCGACGAAAAAAATTACGCCATTATCGGTCAGCGTAAAAAGAAAACTTACCGTTTGGGCGACGAGGTGAAGATAAAAGTGAAGAGTGTTGATTTAACAAAAAAACAGATTGATTTCACGCTAATTCACGAACAGTAG
- a CDS encoding chitinase, which yields MYLKNTIKLIAIILLFTLPGFKCGIDSGSAARPTVSSIFSEKDFNDIFPMRDKFYSYAAFIKACNQMSAIKVKVEKRSVSIYKITRTDSQTGITKVVRQDDEWEETWAKAKPYSTVDISYVDFCTEKDAATNKKELAAFLAHIAHETRHGENGKYNDGLMYTHELNTALPYYAENDTYPPVKGKNYYGRGPLQLSYNGNYGYASDCIFGDKTILLNNPDLVTTDAVVAFKTAIYFWMTPQTFKPSAHNVMVGNWKPNADDIAKGRVPGFGMTINIVNGAVECNKGEDVFSMTDRIGYYRYFLKKLAVTDDNCQCSCGKMQPYE from the coding sequence ATGTATCTAAAAAACACAATCAAACTTATTGCCATCATCCTATTGTTTACACTGCCCGGCTTTAAATGCGGCATAGATAGCGGCAGTGCGGCGCGGCCAACTGTATCGTCAATTTTTTCGGAAAAAGATTTTAACGATATTTTTCCTATGCGGGATAAATTTTATAGCTATGCCGCATTTATAAAAGCCTGCAACCAAATGAGCGCAATAAAAGTAAAGGTTGAAAAACGCTCGGTTTCAATTTACAAAATTACCCGTACAGATAGCCAAACGGGCATTACCAAAGTGGTACGGCAGGATGATGAGTGGGAAGAAACCTGGGCCAAGGCCAAACCTTACAGTACGGTAGATATTAGTTATGTCGATTTTTGCACCGAAAAAGACGCGGCAACCAACAAAAAAGAACTGGCTGCATTTTTGGCCCATATTGCGCATGAAACCCGCCACGGCGAAAATGGCAAATATAACGACGGCCTAATGTACACCCACGAACTGAACACTGCCTTACCATATTATGCCGAAAATGACACCTACCCGCCGGTAAAGGGCAAAAATTATTACGGGCGCGGGCCTTTGCAATTAAGTTATAACGGAAATTACGGTTATGCTTCCGACTGTATTTTTGGCGATAAAACTATATTGCTTAACAACCCCGACCTGGTAACTACCGACGCTGTTGTGGCCTTTAAAACCGCCATTTATTTTTGGATGACGCCGCAAACCTTCAAACCATCGGCACATAACGTTATGGTTGGTAACTGGAAACCCAATGCCGATGATATTGCCAAAGGCCGCGTACCCGGCTTTGGCATGACTATTAACATTGTTAACGGCGCCGTTGAGTGCAACAAAGGCGAAGACGTTTTTAGCATGACCGACAGGATTGGTTATTACCGTTACTTTTTAAAAAAACTGGCCGTTACCGACGACAACTGCCAATGCTCGTGCGGCAAGATGCAGCCTTACGAGTAG
- a CDS encoding cob(I)yrinic acid a,c-diamide adenosyltransferase codes for MKIYTKTGDKGLTSLIGGTRVAKHHLRIESYGTVDELNSYIGLIRDQDIAPGHKVLLKEVQDRLFTIGASLAADPEKSKMKIPDLRDADVELLEQEIDRMDTELPALRHFILPGGSNAVSFCHIARCVCRRAERLSVHLSEDSYVNEKVIIYLNRLSDYLFTLSRKIGNEQQVIENEWIPRV; via the coding sequence ATGAAGATATATACCAAAACGGGTGATAAAGGGCTTACTTCGCTAATAGGCGGCACACGTGTTGCCAAACATCACTTGCGGATTGAAAGCTATGGAACTGTAGACGAGTTAAACTCGTATATCGGCCTCATACGCGATCAGGATATTGCTCCTGGCCATAAAGTTTTGCTGAAAGAAGTGCAGGACCGATTATTTACCATTGGTGCCAGCCTGGCCGCCGACCCGGAGAAATCGAAAATGAAAATACCCGATTTGCGCGATGCCGATGTTGAACTTTTGGAGCAGGAAATTGACCGGATGGATACCGAACTACCCGCCCTGCGTCATTTTATTTTACCGGGTGGCAGCAATGCGGTTTCTTTTTGCCATATTGCAAGATGCGTTTGCCGCAGGGCCGAACGCCTTTCGGTGCATTTGAGCGAAGATAGTTATGTTAACGAAAAGGTAATTATTTACCTTAACCGCCTAAGTGATTACCTGTTTACCCTAAGCCGTAAAATTGGCAACGAGCAGCAAGTGATTGAAAATGAATGGATACCAAGGGTATGA
- a CDS encoding DUF2795 domain-containing protein gives MYWTLELASHLEDAPWPATKDELIDYAIRSGAPVEVIENLQALEDDGEPYENIEEIWPDYPTKDDFFFNEDEY, from the coding sequence ATGTATTGGACACTTGAATTGGCTTCGCACTTAGAAGATGCGCCATGGCCGGCTACTAAAGATGAGTTAATTGATTACGCTATACGTTCGGGAGCACCAGTTGAGGTTATCGAAAACCTGCAAGCTTTGGAAGATGACGGCGAACCGTACGAAAATATAGAGGAAATATGGCCTGATTACCCTACAAAGGATGATTTCTTTTTTAACGAAGACGAATACTAA
- a CDS encoding lmo0937 family membrane protein, translating to MRSLLYLIAVILIIGWAFGFFYYSAGGIIHVLLVIAIISLILGVIRRA from the coding sequence ATGAGAAGTTTATTGTATCTAATTGCCGTTATACTCATTATTGGATGGGCTTTCGGGTTTTTCTATTACTCAGCAGGTGGCATTATTCACGTATTATTAGTGATAGCCATTATTTCATTAATTTTAGGTGTGATACGCCGCGCCTGA
- a CDS encoding 2-C-methyl-D-erythritol 4-phosphate cytidylyltransferase: MAANNLDTQYALSNTTYYAIIVAGGSGSRMQSALPKQFLLLNGKPVLMYTVEAFYKSNSRPSIIIVLPKDYHQYWLELCKDHDFRIPHHLVNGGDTRFQSVKNGLALIDNPDAVIAVHDAVRPLTQVTAIDNAFTYAQQHGNAIVAVKSRDSIRQLKNGISAALIRNEIYLVQTPQTFQSGLLRRAYQQPYRDDFTDDASVVECLGININIIEGSYTNLKITFPEDIAIAEMLLSNQQ, from the coding sequence GTGGCAGCAAACAATCTCGATACGCAATACGCATTAAGCAATACTACCTACTATGCCATTATAGTAGCCGGTGGTTCGGGCAGCCGTATGCAGTCGGCATTACCTAAGCAATTTTTGCTGTTGAATGGCAAACCTGTGCTGATGTACACGGTTGAGGCCTTTTATAAAAGCAATTCGCGCCCTTCCATTATTATTGTACTTCCTAAAGATTATCACCAGTATTGGCTGGAACTCTGCAAAGATCACGATTTTAGGATACCGCACCATTTGGTTAACGGTGGCGACACGCGTTTCCAGTCGGTTAAAAACGGATTGGCTTTGATAGACAACCCCGATGCTGTTATTGCCGTGCATGATGCCGTTAGGCCATTAACCCAGGTTACAGCTATTGATAACGCCTTTACCTACGCACAGCAACACGGCAACGCCATTGTAGCGGTAAAAAGCCGCGATTCGATAAGGCAGCTAAAAAACGGTATTTCGGCGGCCCTTATCAGAAACGAAATATACCTGGTACAAACACCGCAAACTTTTCAATCGGGTTTACTGCGCCGGGCCTACCAACAGCCCTACCGCGACGATTTTACCGACGACGCCAGTGTAGTTGAATGCCTGGGTATTAACATCAATATTATTGAGGGCAGCTATACCAACCTTAAAATAACCTTCCCCGAAGATATTGCCATTGCGGAAATGCTGTTAAGTAACCAGCAATAA
- the queA gene encoding tRNA preQ1(34) S-adenosylmethionine ribosyltransferase-isomerase QueA encodes MKLSQFKFNLPDSLVAHSPSENRDESRLLVLHRDSGKIEHKIFKDVLNYYDDKDVMIINNTKVFPARLYGNKEKTGATIEVFLLRELNKELRLWDVLVDPARKIRVGNKLYFGDDDLLIAEVVDNTTSRGRTIRFLFDGTDEEFRRNVEILGETPLPKYIKRKATEEDKERYQTIFAKNEGAVAAPTAGLHFSRELMKRLELKGVEFAEVTLHVGLGTFRPVEVEDLTKHKMDSEQFIIEQKQADIVNKAIEDKRRICAVGTTSMRAVESAVSANKTLKSANDWTSKFIFPPYDFSIANSMITNFHTPESTLLMMICAFGGYENVMNAYEIAVKEKYRFYSYGDAMMII; translated from the coding sequence ATGAAATTATCCCAATTTAAATTCAATTTACCCGACTCATTGGTGGCCCACTCGCCATCAGAAAACCGCGACGAATCACGCCTGTTGGTGTTACACCGCGATTCCGGAAAAATTGAACATAAAATATTTAAGGATGTTCTGAATTATTATGACGACAAGGATGTAATGATTATCAATAATACCAAGGTTTTTCCGGCCCGTTTATATGGCAATAAAGAAAAAACCGGTGCTACTATTGAAGTTTTTTTATTACGCGAATTAAATAAAGAACTGCGCCTTTGGGATGTTTTGGTTGACCCGGCCCGTAAAATACGCGTAGGTAACAAATTATATTTTGGCGACGACGATTTGTTGATTGCCGAAGTTGTTGACAATACCACATCGCGCGGCCGTACCATTCGCTTTTTGTTTGACGGCACCGACGAAGAGTTTCGCCGTAATGTTGAAATACTGGGCGAAACACCACTGCCAAAATACATTAAGCGTAAAGCTACCGAAGAAGATAAAGAACGTTACCAAACCATATTTGCCAAAAACGAAGGTGCTGTTGCTGCACCTACCGCCGGCCTGCACTTTAGCCGCGAATTAATGAAACGCCTTGAATTAAAAGGTGTTGAATTTGCCGAAGTTACCCTGCATGTTGGCTTAGGAACATTTAGACCGGTTGAGGTTGAAGATTTGACCAAGCATAAAATGGATTCGGAACAGTTTATTATTGAGCAAAAACAGGCCGATATTGTAAACAAAGCTATTGAAGATAAACGCCGCATTTGCGCCGTTGGTACTACATCTATGCGTGCGGTTGAATCGGCTGTGTCGGCAAACAAAACATTAAAATCTGCTAACGACTGGACGAGCAAATTCATTTTCCCGCCATACGATTTTAGCATTGCCAACAGCATGATAACTAACTTCCACACGCCCGAATCGACATTATTGATGATGATTTGCGCCTTTGGCGGTTACGAAAACGTAATGAATGCCTACGAAATTGCAGTAAAAGAAAAATACCGCTTTTACAGCTACGGCGATGCGATGATGATTATATAG
- a CDS encoding YbjQ family protein, with protein sequence MDYSLITTSISLDGYKVTKHLGVVRGITVRSRSVVGNIGGGIQALFGGRLSIYVELCERAREEAFQLLVQHARERGANAIINMRYDANEVMKGVTEVLAYGTAVVVEKI encoded by the coding sequence ATGGATTATTCATTAATAACAACCAGCATTAGTTTAGATGGCTACAAGGTAACTAAACATTTGGGCGTAGTACGTGGCATTACCGTGCGCAGCCGCAGTGTGGTGGGCAATATAGGTGGCGGCATACAGGCCCTTTTTGGCGGCAGGCTATCAATATACGTTGAGCTTTGCGAACGTGCGCGCGAAGAAGCATTTCAGCTACTGGTACAACACGCCCGCGAGCGCGGCGCAAACGCTATTATAAATATGCGTTATGATGCTAACGAGGTTATGAAGGGCGTAACCGAAGTTTTAGCATACGGCACGGCTGTTGTTGTAGAAAAAATATAA
- the rlmF gene encoding 23S rRNA (adenine(1618)-N(6))-methyltransferase RlmF encodes MPDKNKTPVAEKNGLHPRNKHRSRYNFDALVLTCPELEPFVSLNKFNDQSVDFSDPQAVKMLNAALLRHFYKLSSWDIPEGYLCPPIPGRADYIHYVADLLALYNYGNIPGGKTIKVLDIGVGANCVYPLIGNHEYGWSFVGTDIDSTALESAQKIVTDNKLADVIELRKQTNVSGIYTGVINPGELFDVAICNPPFHSSQQEAEQANMRKQSNLGKAETDKPMLNFGGQNTELWYPGGESAFISKMIYQSSKAPQQCFWYTTLVSQKDNLHNIYKALKKVNVFEVQTINMAGLTHKNS; translated from the coding sequence TTGCCCGATAAAAACAAAACGCCCGTTGCCGAAAAGAATGGCCTGCACCCCCGCAACAAACACCGTTCGAGATATAATTTTGATGCTTTGGTGCTTACTTGCCCCGAACTGGAACCCTTTGTATCGTTAAATAAATTTAACGATCAATCGGTTGATTTTAGCGACCCCCAGGCTGTTAAAATGCTTAACGCAGCCTTGTTACGCCATTTTTATAAATTAAGTAGTTGGGATATTCCCGAGGGTTACCTGTGCCCGCCAATACCTGGCCGTGCAGATTATATACACTACGTTGCCGATTTATTGGCGCTTTACAATTACGGCAATATCCCCGGCGGAAAAACCATTAAAGTGCTTGATATTGGCGTGGGTGCAAATTGCGTATACCCTTTAATAGGTAACCACGAGTACGGATGGAGTTTTGTAGGGACGGATATAGACAGCACCGCGCTCGAATCGGCACAGAAGATTGTTACCGATAACAAACTTGCTGATGTGATTGAGCTGCGCAAGCAAACTAACGTTTCGGGCATTTACACAGGCGTTATTAACCCCGGCGAATTATTTGATGTGGCTATTTGCAACCCGCCTTTCCACTCATCGCAGCAAGAGGCCGAGCAGGCCAATATGCGCAAACAATCTAATTTAGGCAAAGCCGAAACCGATAAGCCCATGTTAAACTTTGGCGGCCAAAATACCGAATTATGGTATCCCGGCGGCGAATCGGCCTTTATCAGCAAAATGATCTACCAAAGTTCAAAGGCACCGCAGCAATGTTTTTGGTACACCACGCTGGTATCTCAAAAAGACAACCTGCACAATATTTATAAAGCCTTAAAAAAAGTAAACGTTTTTGAAGTGCAAACCATTAACATGGCAGGGCTGACGCATAAGAATAGTTAA
- a CDS encoding ISAs1 family transposase: protein MTTSLHNHFRWIPDPRTGNNKKHNLLEVIILSVLAVLCGAESWYEMEEFGKEKEDFLKQLLPLENGIPSHDTINRVFMLIDSALFEQCFRAWTAELSRGLEESGLSGEKELIAIDGKSICNSACKHQGLGALHLVSAWSGRNQLVLGQQKVDDKSNEITAIPALLSLLNIKGAVVSIDAMGTQKAIAEQIVESQGDYILALKQNQETLYEQVINQFNFKEDSYSQHLDKGHGRAEIRDCKVIHELNWVDEKENWKGIKTIIKITSERIIGDSHSIQDRYYISSLRADAAYFNQAIRAHWGIENQLHWQLDVGFGEDYNTTRNKQTAQNLAVVRKIALNILKADKTSKASLKAKRKMAGWNHKFLLSLQLIAKTNS from the coding sequence ATGACGACTTCACTTCACAATCATTTTAGATGGATACCTGATCCTCGTACAGGTAATAATAAGAAACACAATTTACTGGAAGTTATCATTTTGTCGGTATTGGCCGTTCTATGTGGTGCAGAAAGCTGGTACGAGATGGAAGAATTCGGGAAGGAGAAAGAAGATTTTTTAAAGCAGTTGCTGCCTCTTGAAAACGGCATACCCAGTCATGACACGATCAACCGGGTTTTTATGCTGATCGATTCGGCGCTTTTTGAACAGTGTTTTCGTGCCTGGACAGCGGAACTTAGCCGGGGTCTTGAGGAGTCGGGCCTGTCTGGCGAAAAGGAGTTGATCGCTATCGATGGAAAGAGCATCTGTAACAGCGCCTGCAAACACCAGGGGTTGGGGGCCTTGCATTTGGTAAGCGCCTGGTCGGGTCGTAACCAGTTGGTACTGGGGCAACAAAAAGTGGATGACAAGAGCAATGAGATTACGGCGATCCCAGCATTGTTATCGCTATTGAACATCAAAGGGGCGGTAGTAAGCATCGACGCAATGGGTACACAGAAAGCGATTGCTGAACAGATTGTCGAAAGCCAGGGCGATTATATCCTTGCTTTGAAACAGAACCAGGAAACACTTTATGAACAGGTAATCAATCAGTTCAACTTTAAAGAAGACAGTTACAGCCAGCACCTGGATAAGGGCCACGGGCGGGCGGAGATCAGAGACTGCAAAGTCATTCATGAACTTAACTGGGTTGACGAAAAGGAAAATTGGAAGGGAATAAAGACCATCATCAAAATAACCTCGGAAAGGATAATAGGTGACAGCCACTCCATACAAGACCGCTACTATATCTCCAGCCTCCGTGCTGATGCTGCCTATTTTAACCAAGCCATCCGCGCACATTGGGGCATTGAGAACCAATTGCACTGGCAGTTGGATGTCGGATTTGGCGAAGATTACAATACCACACGGAACAAACAGACCGCCCAAAACCTTGCCGTAGTCAGAAAGATAGCCCTAAATATCCTAAAAGCCGACAAAACCAGTAAGGCCAGCCTGAAAGCAAAAAGAAAAATGGCCGGGTGGAACCATAAATTTCTTCTTTCATTACAATTAATCGCTAAAACAAATTCCTAA
- a CDS encoding urease accessory protein UreF: MNTELLSLLQLADPTLPIGGFSHSSGLETYVQAGIVKDAATAQSFVVEMLTQNLQYTDAAFVSLAYDAAFNNNIEQLITLDEECTAVKLPKEMRQASQKLGTRLLKIFHEYCDNKLIDEYKQAIDTRQTNGNYCIAFGLIAAVQQIPKAQALTGFYYNAAMGMITNSVKLIPLGQQDGQKLLFAIKPLIQKLTEQSLNPDRDLIGLCCAGFDVRCMQHEDLYSRLYMS; this comes from the coding sequence ATGAACACCGAACTATTAAGCCTGCTGCAACTGGCCGACCCTACCTTGCCCATAGGCGGTTTCTCCCATTCGTCGGGCCTGGAAACCTATGTGCAGGCCGGTATTGTTAAAGATGCAGCAACGGCCCAAAGTTTTGTGGTTGAAATGCTTACGCAAAATTTGCAATATACCGATGCCGCCTTTGTATCATTAGCTTATGATGCCGCTTTTAACAACAATATTGAGCAGCTAATTACATTAGACGAAGAATGCACCGCAGTAAAGTTACCTAAAGAAATGCGGCAGGCCAGTCAGAAATTAGGAACACGTTTACTCAAAATATTCCATGAATATTGCGACAACAAATTGATAGATGAGTACAAACAAGCTATTGATACCAGGCAAACAAATGGCAACTATTGCATTGCATTTGGCCTTATAGCAGCGGTGCAGCAAATACCAAAAGCCCAGGCGTTAACAGGCTTTTACTACAACGCCGCAATGGGCATGATAACCAACAGCGTTAAACTGATACCACTCGGCCAGCAAGACGGGCAAAAATTGCTATTCGCCATTAAACCGCTGATACAAAAGCTCACAGAACAATCATTAAACCCCGACAGGGATTTGATAGGCTTATGCTGTGCCGGTTTTGATGTGCGGTGTATGCAGCATGAGGATTTGTATTCGAGGTTGTATATGAGTTAG